In one Phyllostomus discolor isolate MPI-MPIP mPhyDis1 chromosome 8, mPhyDis1.pri.v3, whole genome shotgun sequence genomic region, the following are encoded:
- the CASC3 gene encoding protein CASC3 isoform X2 produces the protein MADRRRQRASQDTEDEESGASGSDSGGSLARGAGGCSSSAGGSGSGSLPSQRGGRAGALHLRRVESGGARSAEESECESEDGIEGDAVLSDYESAEDSEGEEGEYSEEENSKVELKSEANDAANSSAKEEKGEEKPDSKGTVTGERQSGDGQESTEPVENKVPKHLDDDEDRKNPAYIPRKGLFFEHDLRGQTQEEEVRPKGRQRKLWKDEGRWEHDKFREDEQAPKSRQELIALYGYDIRSAHNPDDIKPRRVRKPRFGSPPQREPNWTGERPNKPYRHQGPGGTLPPRTFINRKAAGTGRMSTPRNYSRSGGFKEGRAGFRPLETGGQHGGRSGETVKHETSYRSRRLEQTPVRDPSPEADAQVLGSPEKEEAASEIPAPAPDTAPPPPDRPVEKKSYSRARRTRIKAGDAVKVAEEVPPPPEGLTPAPQAPETTPPPPAKTGNWEAPVDSTTGGLEQDVAQLNIAEQNWNPGQPSFLQPRELRGMHNHMHMGAGPPPQFNRMEEMGVQGGRAKRYSSQRQRPVPEPPAPPVHISIMEGHYYDPLQFQGPIYTHGDSPAPLPPQGMIVQPEMHLPHPGLHPHQTPAPLPNPGLYPPPVSMSPGQPPPQQLLAPTYFSAPGVMNFGNPSYPYAPGALPPPPPPHLYPNTQAPSQVYGGVTYYNPAQQQVQPKPSPPRRTPQPVTIKPPPPEVVSRGSS, from the exons ATGGCGGACCGGCGGCGGCAGCGAGCTTCGCAGGACACAGAGGACGAAGAGTCTGGTGCTTCCGGCTCAGACAGCGGCGGTTCCCTGGCGCGGGGCGCCGGGGGCTGTAGCAGTAGCGCTGGAGGCAGCGGCAGCGGCTCTCTACCTTCCCAGCGCGGAGGCCGAGCCGGGGCCCTCCATCTGCGGCGGGTGGAGAGCGGGGGTGCCAGGAGCGCTGAAGAGTCTGAGTGT GAGAGTGAAGATGGCATCGAGGGCGATG ctGTTCTCTCGGATTATGAAAGTGCAGAAGACTCAGAA GGCGAAGAAGGGGAGTacagtgaagaagaaaactcCAAAGTAGAGTTGAAATCAGAAGCCAATGATGCGGCTAATTCTTCAgcgaaagaagagaagggagaagaaaagcctGACTCCAAAGGCACTGTAACAGGAGAGAGGCAGAGTGGGGACGGACAG GAGAGCACAGAGCCCGTGGAGAACAAAGTGCCCAAGCACTTGGATGACGACGAAGATCGGAAGAACCCAGCATACATACCACGGAAAGGGCTCTTCTTCGAGCACGACCTTCGAGGGCAAACTCAGGAGGAGGAAGTCAG ACCCAAGGGGCGTCAGCGAAAGCTGTGGAAAGATGAGGGTCGCTGGGAGCATGACAAGTTCCGAGAAGACGAACAGGCCCCGAAGTCCCGACAGGAGCTCATTGCTCTTTATGGATACGACATCCGCTCAGCTCACAATCCTGATGACATTAAACCCCGAAGAGTCCGGAAACCTAG GTTTGGGAGTCCTCCACAAAGAGAGCCAAACTGGACTGGTGAGCGGCCAAACAAGCCTTATCGCCACCAGGGTCCTGGGGGTACCCTACCACCAAGGACATTTATCAACAGGAAAGCTGCAGGTACTGGCCGCATGTCCACTCCCAGGAATTACTCTCGATCTGGGGGCTTCAAGGAAGGTCGTGCTGGATTTAGGCCTCTGGAGACCGGAGGGCAGCATGGTGGCCGGTCCGGTGAGACTGTGAAACACGAGACTAGTTACCGGTCACGACGCCTGGAGCAGACTCCTGTGCGGGACCCATCTCCAGAAGCAGATGCTCAAGTGCttggcagtcctgagaaggaagaggCAGCCTCAGAGATCCCAGCTCCTGCTCCTGACACTGCACCACCACCCCCCGACAGGCCTGTTGAGAAGAAATCCTATTCCCGGGCAAGAAGAACCAGAATCAAAGCTGGAGATGCAGTCAAGGTAGCAGAGGAGGTGCCTCCTCCCCCTGAAGGGCTGACCCCAGCACCTCAAGCCCCAGAAACTACTCCTCCTCCACCTGCTAAGACTGGGAACTGGGAAGCTCCAGTGGATTCCACCACAGGTGGGCTTGAGCAAGATGTGGCCCAACTAAACATAGCAGAACAGAATTGGAATCCAGGACAACCTTCATTCCTGCAACCACGTGAACTTAGGG GAATGCACAACCACATGCACATGGGAGCAGGACCGCCTCCTCAGTTCAACCGGATGGAAGAAATG ggtgtgcagggtgggcgAGCCAAGCGCTATTCATCTCAGCGGCAGAGACCTGTGcccgagccccctgccccccctgtGCATATCAGCATCATGGAGGGCCATTACTATGATCCAC TGCAGTTCCAGGGACCAATCTATACCCATGGTGACAGCCCTGCCCCACTGCCTCCTCAGGGCATGATTGTGCAGCCAGAAATGCACCTTCCCCACCCAG GTTTACATCCCCATCAGACACCAGCGCCCCTGCCCAATCCGGGCCTCTATCCCCCACCAGTTTCCATGTCTCCAGGACAGCCACCGCCTCAGCAGTTGCTTGCTCCTACTTACTTCTCTGCTCCAGGAGTGATGAATTTTGGTAATCCCAGTTACCCTTATGCTCCGGGGGCACTGCCTCCCCCGCCACCTCCTCATCTATATCCTAATACACAG GCCCCATCACAGGTATACGGAGGAGTGACTTACTACAACCCGGCCCAGCAGCAGGTGCAGCCaaagccctccccaccccggagGACCCCCCAGCCGGTCACCATCAAGCCCCCCCCACCTGAG gtTGTAAGCAGAGGTTCCAGTTAA
- the CASC3 gene encoding protein CASC3 isoform X1, translated as MADRRRQRASQDTEDEESGASGSDSGGSLARGAGGCSSSAGGSGSGSLPSQRGGRAGALHLRRVESGGARSAEESECESEDGIEGDAVLSDYESAEDSEGEEGEYSEEENSKVELKSEANDAANSSAKEEKGEEKPDSKGTVTGERQSGDGQVSTHQRPPFWGLEEGPSTLEGVRKPLPVLQESTEPVENKVPKHLDDDEDRKNPAYIPRKGLFFEHDLRGQTQEEEVRPKGRQRKLWKDEGRWEHDKFREDEQAPKSRQELIALYGYDIRSAHNPDDIKPRRVRKPRFGSPPQREPNWTGERPNKPYRHQGPGGTLPPRTFINRKAAGTGRMSTPRNYSRSGGFKEGRAGFRPLETGGQHGGRSGETVKHETSYRSRRLEQTPVRDPSPEADAQVLGSPEKEEAASEIPAPAPDTAPPPPDRPVEKKSYSRARRTRIKAGDAVKVAEEVPPPPEGLTPAPQAPETTPPPPAKTGNWEAPVDSTTGGLEQDVAQLNIAEQNWNPGQPSFLQPRELRGMHNHMHMGAGPPPQFNRMEEMGVQGGRAKRYSSQRQRPVPEPPAPPVHISIMEGHYYDPLQFQGPIYTHGDSPAPLPPQGMIVQPEMHLPHPGLHPHQTPAPLPNPGLYPPPVSMSPGQPPPQQLLAPTYFSAPGVMNFGNPSYPYAPGALPPPPPPHLYPNTQAPSQVYGGVTYYNPAQQQVQPKPSPPRRTPQPVTIKPPPPEVVSRGSS; from the exons ATGGCGGACCGGCGGCGGCAGCGAGCTTCGCAGGACACAGAGGACGAAGAGTCTGGTGCTTCCGGCTCAGACAGCGGCGGTTCCCTGGCGCGGGGCGCCGGGGGCTGTAGCAGTAGCGCTGGAGGCAGCGGCAGCGGCTCTCTACCTTCCCAGCGCGGAGGCCGAGCCGGGGCCCTCCATCTGCGGCGGGTGGAGAGCGGGGGTGCCAGGAGCGCTGAAGAGTCTGAGTGT GAGAGTGAAGATGGCATCGAGGGCGATG ctGTTCTCTCGGATTATGAAAGTGCAGAAGACTCAGAA GGCGAAGAAGGGGAGTacagtgaagaagaaaactcCAAAGTAGAGTTGAAATCAGAAGCCAATGATGCGGCTAATTCTTCAgcgaaagaagagaagggagaagaaaagcctGACTCCAAAGGCACTGTAACAGGAGAGAGGCAGAGTGGGGACGGACAGGTCAGTACCCACCAAAGGCCTCCATTTTGGGGGCTGGAAGAGGGGCCCTCAACCTTGGAGGGAGTAAGGAAGCCTTTGCCTGTCCTTCAGGAGAGCACAGAGCCCGTGGAGAACAAAGTGCCCAAGCACTTGGATGACGACGAAGATCGGAAGAACCCAGCATACATACCACGGAAAGGGCTCTTCTTCGAGCACGACCTTCGAGGGCAAACTCAGGAGGAGGAAGTCAG ACCCAAGGGGCGTCAGCGAAAGCTGTGGAAAGATGAGGGTCGCTGGGAGCATGACAAGTTCCGAGAAGACGAACAGGCCCCGAAGTCCCGACAGGAGCTCATTGCTCTTTATGGATACGACATCCGCTCAGCTCACAATCCTGATGACATTAAACCCCGAAGAGTCCGGAAACCTAG GTTTGGGAGTCCTCCACAAAGAGAGCCAAACTGGACTGGTGAGCGGCCAAACAAGCCTTATCGCCACCAGGGTCCTGGGGGTACCCTACCACCAAGGACATTTATCAACAGGAAAGCTGCAGGTACTGGCCGCATGTCCACTCCCAGGAATTACTCTCGATCTGGGGGCTTCAAGGAAGGTCGTGCTGGATTTAGGCCTCTGGAGACCGGAGGGCAGCATGGTGGCCGGTCCGGTGAGACTGTGAAACACGAGACTAGTTACCGGTCACGACGCCTGGAGCAGACTCCTGTGCGGGACCCATCTCCAGAAGCAGATGCTCAAGTGCttggcagtcctgagaaggaagaggCAGCCTCAGAGATCCCAGCTCCTGCTCCTGACACTGCACCACCACCCCCCGACAGGCCTGTTGAGAAGAAATCCTATTCCCGGGCAAGAAGAACCAGAATCAAAGCTGGAGATGCAGTCAAGGTAGCAGAGGAGGTGCCTCCTCCCCCTGAAGGGCTGACCCCAGCACCTCAAGCCCCAGAAACTACTCCTCCTCCACCTGCTAAGACTGGGAACTGGGAAGCTCCAGTGGATTCCACCACAGGTGGGCTTGAGCAAGATGTGGCCCAACTAAACATAGCAGAACAGAATTGGAATCCAGGACAACCTTCATTCCTGCAACCACGTGAACTTAGGG GAATGCACAACCACATGCACATGGGAGCAGGACCGCCTCCTCAGTTCAACCGGATGGAAGAAATG ggtgtgcagggtgggcgAGCCAAGCGCTATTCATCTCAGCGGCAGAGACCTGTGcccgagccccctgccccccctgtGCATATCAGCATCATGGAGGGCCATTACTATGATCCAC TGCAGTTCCAGGGACCAATCTATACCCATGGTGACAGCCCTGCCCCACTGCCTCCTCAGGGCATGATTGTGCAGCCAGAAATGCACCTTCCCCACCCAG GTTTACATCCCCATCAGACACCAGCGCCCCTGCCCAATCCGGGCCTCTATCCCCCACCAGTTTCCATGTCTCCAGGACAGCCACCGCCTCAGCAGTTGCTTGCTCCTACTTACTTCTCTGCTCCAGGAGTGATGAATTTTGGTAATCCCAGTTACCCTTATGCTCCGGGGGCACTGCCTCCCCCGCCACCTCCTCATCTATATCCTAATACACAG GCCCCATCACAGGTATACGGAGGAGTGACTTACTACAACCCGGCCCAGCAGCAGGTGCAGCCaaagccctccccaccccggagGACCCCCCAGCCGGTCACCATCAAGCCCCCCCCACCTGAG gtTGTAAGCAGAGGTTCCAGTTAA
- the RAPGEFL1 gene encoding rap guanine nucleotide exchange factor-like 1, whose translation MKPLEKFLKKQTSQLAGRTVAGGPGGGPGSCGGGPGGGGGPGGGGGLAGGPRPLQRRQSVSRLLLPAFLREPPAEPGLEPPTEEEGGEPVGVPEEPGSGGPCWLQLEEVPGPGPLGGGGPLRSPSSHSSDELSPGEPLTSPPWAPLGAPERPEHLLNRVLQRLAGGATRDSAASDILLDDIVLTHSLFLPTEKFLQELHQYFVWAGGKEGPEGRGQKQACLAMLLHFLDTYQGLLQEEEGAGRIIKDLYLLIMKDESLYQDLREDTLRLHQLVETVELKIPEESQPPNKQVKPLFRHFRRIDSCLQTRVAFRGSDEIFCRVYMPDHSYVTIRSRLSASVQDILGSVTEKLQYSEEPAGREDSLILVAVASSGEKVLLQPTEDCVFTTLGINSHLFACTRDSFEALVPLPEEIQVSPGDTEIHRVEPEDVANHLTAFHWELFRCVHELEFVDYVFHGERGRRETANLELLLQRCSEVTHWVATEVLLCEASGKRVQLLKKFIKIAAICKQNQDLLTFYAVVMGLDNAAVSRLRLTWEKLPGKFKNLFRKFENLTDPCRNHKSYREVISKMKPPVIPFVPLILKDLTFLHEGSKTLVDGLVNIEKLHSVAEKVRTVRKYRSRPLCLDMEASPHDLQTKAYVRQFQVIDNQNLLFELSYKLEANSQ comes from the exons atgaAGCCGCTGGAGAAATTTCTGAAGAAGCAAACGTCGCAGCTGGCGGGGCGAACGGTGGCGGGAGGTCCCGGCGGGGGTCCGGGGAGCTGCGGCGGCGGgcccggagggggtggggggcctggcgGGGGCGGCGGTCTAGCCGGGGGACCGAGGCCACTGCAGCGGCGTCAGAGCGTGTCTCGCCTGCTGCTCCCAGCTTTCCTTCGCGAGCCCCCCgctgagccagggctggagccGCCCACCGAGGAGGAAGGTGGAGAGCCGGTGGGGGTCCCGGAGGAGCCCGGCAGCGGGGGACCCTGCTGGCTGCAGTTAGAGGAGGTGCCAGGGCCCGGGCcgctcgggggcggggggcccctGCGCTCCCCTTCTTCGCACTCCTCGGATGAGCTGTCCCCGGGTGAGCCCCTGActtccccaccctgggcccccctGGGCGCCCCCGAGCGGCCGGAGCATCTTCTGAACCGGGTTCTGCAGCGGCTGGCCGGGGGGGCCACCAGGGACAGCGCCGCCTCAG ATATCCTGCTGGATGACATCGTCCTCAcccattctctcttcctccccacggAGAAGTTTCTGCAGGAGCTACATCAGTA CTTTGTTTGGGCAGGAGGCAAGGAGGGCCCCGAGGGGCGGGGCCAGAAGCAGGCCTGCCTCGCCATGCTCCTTCATTTCCTGGACACCTACCAGGGgctgctgcaggaggaggagggggctggccgCATCATCAAG gatCTGTACCTGCTGATTATGAAGGATGAGTCCCTTTACCAGGACCTCCGAGAGGACACCCTGAGGCTGCACCAGCTTGTGGAAACCGTGGAGCTGAA GATCCCAGAGGAGAGCCAGCCGCCCAACAAGCAGGTGAAGCCCCTCTTCCGCCACTTCCGTCGGATAGACTCCTGCCTACAGACCCGAGTGGCCTTCCGGGGCTCCGATGAGA TCTTCTGCCGGGTCTACATGCCTGACCACTCTTACGTGACCATACGCAGCCGCCTCTCAGCGTCTGTGCAGGACATCCTGGGCTCCGTGACCGAGAAACTGCAGTACTCTGAGGAGCCTGCGGGGCGTGAGGACTCCCTCATCCTGGTGGCTGTGGCCTCTTCAGGAG AGAAGGTCCTTCTCCAGCCAACGGAAGACTGCGTCTTCACCACCCTGGGCATCAACAGCCACCTGTTCGCCTGCACCCGGGACAGCTTTGAGGCTCTG GTGCCCCTCCCCGAGGAAATCCAGGTCTCTCCCGGAGACACAGAGATCCACCGCGTGGAGCCTGAGGACGTGGCCAACCACCTCACCGCTTTCCACTGGGAGCTATTCCGATGTGTGCACGAG CTGGAGTTCGTGGACTACGTGTTCCATGGGGAGCGCGGCCGCCGGGAGACGGCCAACCTGGAGCTGCTCCTGCAGCGCTGCAGCGAGGTCACCCACTGGGTGGCCACAGAGGTACTGCTCTGCGAGGCTTCGGGCAAGCGTGTGCAGCTGCTCAAGAAGTTCATCAAGATCGCTGCCAT CTGCAAGCAAAACCAGGACCTGCTGACCTTCTACGCTGTGGTCATGGGGCTGGACAACGCTGCGGTCAGCCGCCTGCGGCTCACCTGGGAG AAGCTGCCAGGGAAATTCAAGAACTTGTTCCGCAAATTTGAGAACTTGACA GACCCCTGTAGGAACCACAAAAGCTACCGAGAAGTGATCTCCAAGATGAAACCTCCTGTGATTCCTTTTGTGCCTCTGATCCTCAAAG ACCTGACTTTCCTGCACGAGGGGAGTAAGACCCTTGTGGACGGTTTGGTGAATATCGAGAAACTG CATTCTGTGGCTGAAAAAGTGAGGACAGTCCGAAAATACCGGAGCCGGCCCCTCT GCCTGGACATGGAGGCGTCCCCCCATGACCTGCAGACCAAGGCCTACGTGCGCCAGTTCCAGGTCATCGACAACCAGAACCTCCTCTTCGAGCTTTCCTACAAGCTGGAGGCTAACAGTCAGTGA